TTAGGTCCGCCGAGTTTACCGACAGACTGGCTCATAGAGAGGCCGGCAATATCATCAACAACGTGTTCAATCTGTTTGAGTGTTTGAGGAGCAATTTTCCCAAGGGTTGCGATTCTGTGAGCAACATCCAGTCTCAGATCCTCCGGCAATTCTTTAAGGGCGTTTGCAGTCTGATCCGGACTTAGCTGCGAAAGTATAAGAGCCATTGTCTGGGGATGTTCCTTATTCAAGAAATTGATCAGCTGTGCCGGTTCGGCTTTTTTAAGAACGTCAAAACCCTTTAAAGTCGTGAGCCGTTTAACTTTATCTATTATTTCATGAGCTTTAGGAATACCAAAGGATTTTTCGAGTAGGGATTGAGCAAAATCGAGGCCTCCTTCAAGAACATATTCCCTGGCCGTAACCATGTTATAGAATTCATCAATTACATTATCCACCGTTTTAGAGGGAATGTTTTTAACCTTTGTAATTTCAGCGGACAAAGATTCGATATCAGTCGGATCCAGATACTTAAAGACAGCGGAGGCGGCTTCAATGTTGAGTGCAACCATCAGCATTGCGGCTTTCTGCATACCGGAGATATCTTTTAATCGTTCGTCTTTTACTACTGCATTAGATTTCATCTTCGTGCATCCAGGCATTTATTAGTTTAGCTGCGTCGAGAGGATTCTTGGCAACATAGTTAATTATTTTATCGTGCTGATTCTTCTTTAATAAAGCTTCGTCCGATATTTCATCTTCAATATCGCCGAGCGGAAGGATTTTTTTCTTAGGTAAATTAAGCTGTTGATTGAATACAGTTTCCTGCTTGGGAGTAAGAACCGGTGCCGGTGTTGCTACTGCAAGTTCGCCTGGATTGAATGTTCCGATAACAATTTTCTCGTTCTTCAATTTTTTCATAAGACTCTTCAGTACAAACAGAGAGGAGAGAATAGCAAACAGAATCATCGCCAGTTTAATCCACTCATCCGTATTAGGCATTAATGAATGCGACTCATCAAGTACAATTTCGTCCACCTGTTTTTCTTCGAACGGAATACTTACTAGCGAGAACTGATCGTTCCTGTTAACATTAATACCGACGGCATTTTTAATAATCTCTTCAAGTTTGTTAAGTTGATCCTGCGGGCGCGGTTCGTAGAGAGTTTCGGTCTTTCCATCCTTAGTAATTTTCTTGGGTATATCGTTTACAACCGCGGCAACGCTTAATCTCTGAATATTTCCTGATCCTTCAATCACTTTCTGAATAGTTTTACTGATTTCATAATTAGTAAGCGAGTTCTCGTTGGCATTTGCTGACGAATCGCTGGTTGTAACACCGGAATTATTCGATTTAATAGTCTGTTCACTTATGGCTACCTGAGAATCGGGATCGTACTGTTCCATTGTTTTTTCGACCTGATCGAAATTAAGATCCGCATTAACCTGAACCATTGCGTTTCCATATCCGAGCACATTATCGAGAATCGATTGAGCTTTCTTTGCCAGATGATTTTCGACCGACTGTTTAATTTCATACTGTTTGGAAGAGGCATACGCGAGCGGCCCGTCCTCACTTTCGTTGGAGAGAATCCTGCCCTGTGTATCGATAATTGAAATTTTGCTTGCAGGTAACCCTTCCACGCTTCCGCATACAAGATTTACAATAGAAGTTATATTTTCCTTAGAAATGGCGGCATTATTTTTAAGTTTCAGTACGATGGAAGCCGATGGAAATTTTTCTTCTTCCTTAAAGATTGTTTTTTGAGGAATAACAATATGAACTCTAACGCCAGAGACTCCATCAAGCTGCGCAATGGTACGTGCGAGCTCCCCTTCCATAGCGCGTTTATAATTAATCTTCTGCATAAACTCCGACATACCCATAGTCGACTTGTCAAAAATTTCATACCCAATAACACCGGAGCTTGGAATTCCCCTGCCGGCAAGCGCCAGTCGCGCTTCGTAAACTTTTTCTTTAGGTACTTTGATAGTCTGGCCATTATCGTCGATCTTATAAAGGATTTTCTGACCTCCCAGATAGTCGACTACTTTTGAAGCATCCTCTGCGGATAATCCGGAATATAAAGTTGAATAACTCGGTTCATTCATAAAAAAGAGGAGAATTATAAGCAATGCAATTGTAAGCAGGACACTGCCAACCATCATGAACTTTTGTTTTGGATTCAACTTATTGAAGATTCCGAACAGAACTTGAATTGGATTATTATTCATAATTATAAAGGCATCCTTGTTAATTCTTTATACATATCGATTGTTTTATTTCTTATTTCCAGAAGCAGTTCGAGACTGGTTTTGGCTTTTTCGCCGGCGATCATAACTTCGTGGAGTTCGACACCGCTGCCGGAGACAAAATCTTTTACCGACTGCTCGGAAGCTTTCTGAGCACTATTAACGCCACCCACCAGGTCGTTAAGAGTTTCAGCGAAACCAGAGACAGCGTTATTTTTCTTTAGCTG
This Melioribacteraceae bacterium DNA region includes the following protein-coding sequences:
- the fliE gene encoding flagellar hook-basal body complex protein FliE — encoded protein: MKIELLGKFNPDPLSQLKKNNAVSGFAETLNDLVGGVNSAQKASEQSVKDFVSGSGVELHEVMIAGEKAKTSLELLLEIRNKTIDMYKELTRMPL
- the fliG gene encoding flagellar motor switch protein FliG, producing the protein MKSNAVVKDERLKDISGMQKAAMLMVALNIEAASAVFKYLDPTDIESLSAEITKVKNIPSKTVDNVIDEFYNMVTAREYVLEGGLDFAQSLLEKSFGIPKAHEIIDKVKRLTTLKGFDVLKKAEPAQLINFLNKEHPQTMALILSQLSPDQTANALKELPEDLRLDVAHRIATLGKIAPQTLKQIEHVVDDIAGLSMSQSVGKLGGPKCLAGILNRLNVTITKDILIKLEEKDPDTSYQVKRLMFIFDEIVNIADKDIQKILREVDRKDLALSLKIADERLKEKIFKNMSERAADLLKEELQYMGMVKLKEVEDAQARIIDIIKALEEAGQISLNLRGGPEEVYV
- the fliF gene encoding flagellar basal-body MS-ring/collar protein FliF, translating into MNNNPIQVLFGIFNKLNPKQKFMMVGSVLLTIALLIILLFFMNEPSYSTLYSGLSAEDASKVVDYLGGQKILYKIDDNGQTIKVPKEKVYEARLALAGRGIPSSGVIGYEIFDKSTMGMSEFMQKINYKRAMEGELARTIAQLDGVSGVRVHIVIPQKTIFKEEEKFPSASIVLKLKNNAAISKENITSIVNLVCGSVEGLPASKISIIDTQGRILSNESEDGPLAYASSKQYEIKQSVENHLAKKAQSILDNVLGYGNAMVQVNADLNFDQVEKTMEQYDPDSQVAISEQTIKSNNSGVTTSDSSANANENSLTNYEISKTIQKVIEGSGNIQRLSVAAVVNDIPKKITKDGKTETLYEPRPQDQLNKLEEIIKNAVGINVNRNDQFSLVSIPFEEKQVDEIVLDESHSLMPNTDEWIKLAMILFAILSSLFVLKSLMKKLKNEKIVIGTFNPGELAVATPAPVLTPKQETVFNQQLNLPKKKILPLGDIEDEISDEALLKKNQHDKIINYVAKNPLDAAKLINAWMHEDEI